One Conger conger chromosome 7, fConCon1.1, whole genome shotgun sequence genomic window, ATGATGAGGAGGTATCCGGAGCAGAGCATGATCAGATAGAGGACCAGATGGGAGGCGCAAGTCTGCATGGCCTTTCTGTTGAGCTCCTTGTTCTTTTTGGAGACACAGCTGATCAGGATCCTGAAATATGTGAAGGCCATGCTGGCGATGGACAATCCATTGATTATGATACTGCAGGTAAGCCCAGTGATATTGTTAATGGTTAAGTCCTGACAGGAGAGCTTGTACAGAGATGCAATGTCACAGAAGGCATTAAGAATAATGGAACGGCAGCGTGTTAGCCGTACTGCGAGGCCCAGTATAATGGAGATCAGAACGATCGATGTGCTCCATGCGGACACAGTCAGCTTAGCCACCATGGTGGGGCTCATGATGGAGGTGTACCTCAGAGGGTGGCATATGGCCACATACCTGTCAAAAGCCATGATCATCATCACCGTGTGGCAGGAAGCACTATAAGTTTGGCTGAAGAAGGCCTGGGAGACACACCAGGAGTAGCTGATGGACGGGTTGGTGGAGACGATGTCCAACATCATTCGAGGCAGAACCACCGTGCTTCCCAGGACGTCGTTGAATGACAGGCTGAAGAACAGCAGGTACATTGGCTGCTGAAGGCTCCTGTCCATCAAAATAAGCAGCATGACCCCTATGTTGGTGGTCAGGATGATCAGGTAGGTGACCAACAGCAGGGCAAATGCTGGGTAAATGAAACGATGGGGAATGTCGATGCCCTGAATCAACAGGATGGGACTGTTGTAGGTTATGTTCATCCCAGATTTCCTGGGAAATTCTGTCAGACTGAGAAAAGCAGAATATTATGCAGTGCCTAACTTCTTGAACACTTCCAGTTTCTGGTGTTTTGGCTCCATTCACTAGAACATGACAAATATAAccatgaatgtgaggttaaagttcagacagatttaatatgaaatatgggCCAATTTTGCAGACTCCAATAAAGCCTAGTCAGAGATGAAATTCTATTTTCAATACATAACTCAGATTCGAACTCCTGAAAGTCCGTCAGGTTGACTTTCACATTTCCTAAATTAAGTTCAGAAACCTGCTTGACTGGGTGCCTGAGAGCCTCAGTGTCCCAGAGCAGACCCTGAAAACAGACCAAAAACTGACGCGTGAttagataaatatatatatatcagagaAATCCCATTATTATAACTGGAATAACTTATCTTTATTTCTAAGGTCTGCAAGAATCATCTGTATTGTTCCCAGTGCTCACACAATATCATCTAGTACAACTTTGCAGTAACTGAAGCATTCTATGACTGTACTTGTTAATGTAAAGGTGTAAATACCTGTCTCAGGTTTCAGGTGGGCAGTCCTCTCTTCTTGACGGGCTCTCAGGTTTTATCCTGCCCTTGAGggaccctcccctctctgtcctgtcaCTCATTTAGGCAGGAGAGGACCGCCCCCAGATTCAGGGATGATGTAATGAATCGAAAAACGGGTGATGCTGCTTCTCACATATTACTGCAGTGTAACATGCAGCCTAGGGAATCAGAGCCACAGGTTCAGCCTCCCTGTGAGATACATTAttactgcagcagtgtggcatttctgttcttggcttgggtccaatcaacatttgtttttcCCAGTTTCTCcatgtgagggagcaggggcggacGAAGAGCGACCAGGACGGGATCACAAAGTTAGAAATGAGAAGTTCGGTTGAACAGGGTAAATGCAGACTAGCACGGAATGCCCTCAGAAACAGGCAAGTCTcatgaaaaaataactgaaaaaaggggaacaaaacattttggcaACAAAACATTGACCTGAGAGATAACATTGGTCAGGGAAAAACAAGATTCCTCAATGGAACGCCTCGCTCCAAAATAGGGAAGGTCCAGGGGAACCGCCCAACCAAAGACTAAAAGCAATACAGTCCTCCAACTACCTCTTTACCTCTTTACTTAGTGTACATGTCagaatgaaacaccaaagcccagAGCAATGCCAGGGGAAACCATGACACTCCCACTATTTCTCCAGGGCCTGCTCACAGTGGCGAAAGGAGCTGCTAGTAAAAGGGCCAAGCGAGCACCCGCCTGCATTGCTGTGCTTGGCCCCTGCTGGTCCTCTACTGTGAAGTGAAGGTTTTGCCATAGTTCAATCCAGCAAGCAATCCAGTCTCTTTGAATCTGAGCTGCCACTGGAGAGTGGCATGGCATGTACAGAGCCAGAACTACTGTCTTTGAAGGTACATCTATAAAGGATGAAGCGCAACCACCACTGCCAGCAGCTCCCATCTCCTCATGCAGTAATTGCATTCTTTGCTGAGCTAGCAACTGAGGAAGGCAACCACCTTCTCCCCCTTTTCAATTAGCTGCAACAGGACTACGTCAAGGCCCAAGTTGCTTGCATCAGAGTTCAGGTGAAGGGTTTCCTAGAGTCCAACAGGTCGagcatggggtgggggggtgacaaGTGCAATATGTGTGTTCACTAGCAACATTTCTAATGTTAAACCAGCTGCAAAATATATTTAGCCATTCTTTTATAGCACTAGAATGTTACACTCCGATCGTGACATGGGCCAATTCTGACAGAACTGCTCAAAAACGGTTTTGCGTTCTGCTGTAACATGTTCTGTGTATGACAGCAAACATACGTCACATGCACAAAGCATGTATGcatatgctctctctcactctggggTTTTTGAATGGTTAAGTTGGCAGTTTGCCAAGTTATTTCCAAAATTCCATTACCTCttcattaacatttatttatacaggccTAAATCAATACGGGAAAATAAGGCCTTTTGTCATGGTTTGGGAAGCAGTTTATTTGGCCATTTTTCAAGAGAGAGCCATTCAGAAATGGTGAAAGAAGCTGCTTCATCGAGAGGCAAAATGGCTAACTGTGAAACTCGTCATTAAGCTTGATAATTCTTTCACAAAGAATGggcaaagaaaataacattcttGGTCTATCAGCTTTAATAAAATGATAGGGAGCAATACAATTCTGTTATATGTCATCagaggtatgtgtgtatgtgtgtcatttatcaaattatatatacatacagtaaagaaCAGTCCAAGAAATACAACTGTTACAGATTATCTGGTCAACTGACACAAAAGACAGTGAAGAAGGCAGTAAACTGGGAGGGTGCTTCCTGGTAACAGGTGGGGCAAGCAGAGACACAACAAATTGATATTCTGTTCAAAGGTGGGTCACCAGAATGCCTATCTTAGATGTATAAAGTAGAGCAAAAGAAATGTTGCTGACTGGACAACTAAACAAGGTATGAACCCATTTACGAAGATCTTTAATAGGAATGGCTTCTTGTTTGATAAGGACAGATTGTGcactaaatgaaaaaaagtcaCATCTCTCATTGATAACAACAGGACAGACACTTCTACCTTTGTAACTGCATATTGGGCACATATAAAGTTTATTATATAAAGTTGGGCTAGTTGGGTGAGTTTCTGGATAATTTAGCATTTAAGCTTGTGGTTTGTATGATTATCAGTGTAACATTTCTATTTGTATTAGTTTCCATATCTCTGAggcagtgaccactttattaggtatctgtTACTTATTTCTACTGCGGTGTAGCCCATCCAATCAAAGGTttaatgtgttgtttgttcagagatgctctgcataccactgttgtaatttgtggttatttgagttacagtcaacttcctgtcagcttgaaccagtctggggtgcgtttcctgataacggtgtctcttagcgcttGATGAAGACTCTcgaaggtataccttactaaggTTGTTTACTTCTCTACGTGTCTTCCCCAAACTATCACTTAGGCTGTTGCTTAAGTgatagcttctacgtgcaaCATTATTAGGCCCATCGACTTGCTCTAGGATCGATTATGCACTTCATGCAGtgactgtttgactgcgttatgagagaaagtagtgttattttttcataaaacaCTGCcggaatactttaaaatattgcattcatcaaGACTTGTGGGaacgtattaatagaattaaaaacctacgaactaaattatccaaccgtatatatataatttggtgaAATTAGTGATACGGTTTCTGGCTACACCATCTAGCAaaacgccttctttggcatgtcatgttttatgtacattatttttatatctttgtCATAGTACCTAAAATGACTTTGCCATCAGGcttgatttggcagaagcactatcacattactggtgtaattcactattttctatGATTAGCTGACTTTTTCAGTAAAAGctcaccaacaagcaaaacgcaccaacacaaaatcatccatccatccatccattatctgaacccgcttatcccctcacagggttgcagggggcgacccactgcaccatccgtgccgccttggcataaagatgtttcatgataatcccacgtcagaatatagtaatgttttgtgttattctgattggttcagcgCAACTGGtataatggtctagtttttgtaacagtctaccgttgatatcataaccgtccaggagccgaggggaaactgggcaaaagctgtctctgtaggaGCCATTTGTGTTAACCCCCTGACCAAGGTCTGCTGGGGGTCTGgctctaaattccagatggttgacccatttttagggtcaagaactaaggcctggattttgtagacaaggagaagaaaccaagcaatctggggttttgtctcctttccttcaattcacccaaatcaggtttatccaaaaggtatattaccatgagaggcacaaaacatatttatcacATAATACGGTTGTCAGGAAAACTCTCAAATACATCTCTCTCCAGGTATCTCCAGTAAGCTCTCTGATTCAGACTTCCTTTGGGGGATTCAGACCATTGGCTCCCAAGACTGGGAGACTGAGATAAGGAGAAgatggactgtggctgtgggggtGTTCTGCGGGTGTTTTGGTTGAGGGGTCAGTaagtcatgggaaaagaatgcgTCCATGACCCACCACCTGGACAGCTCCTATGGGAAAGGCTCAggacactcccacagtgcccccatttGGGCACTTCTGTCATTACACCCTACACTTCTCCCCTGGGTTAGTGGTGGACTTTTTGTGACAACTacatcataataaaacataaggataatctgtttggtacgGATGtgatcaaggaatcggatgagatacatttcataccaaatggagtttaataaaccatagttttcAGTAACTCAACTAAACCTACAGGTCTAATTTTCCcaacttaacaacccccaagggtgggggtctaaattccagatttgaccacccctccaggttaatttatggcactgccgcctggttcaaacgtatgatttggcataaaagcaagggagacagaccaatctgggaagactGTAACCGGCTTCCCACACTATGCACGTTCCATATGTacgttttgtgtttgtgtgtagccaaagcaggctaggtatgattatttactctatctctattcttaatttgtgtattttgtaattgactattgatattctaaagctaataaccagCTGTCTGCGAAgaagttattttgtttgtaacttgcatGATCTctatgactctaattcatcttgtaccttttcagcctaaattacggcTGAATACTCAGcgggacaatattgaccaaagaccaactgatcagtggcttggtacttTAGTGGTGTCACGAAGcagggaaaggcagccaagttcggcccatgaaaaggattggtggtgcatggctcttgtaatttgatgcgaaggAAACCCATGTGCGTTTCTAtgccggttcctgtcaagttagctcgaaggagccctctaaatgcatgccgacctgggctcgcaactatcatgtcaacatagtgcatgtattgtgttggctagaccctcagcctctgagttctctgccgaactgagattcagcaataatgctaatcccgggagcatatattgagtaatagtggcgcacgttgagtgtaatcactcccgaggtttgcatatgtttcaaacccaaatttcctaaattatatcttaaatggagtcagataacgaaggtaaatgtattggccatactgtggagattcttggtcagcccggaccagtaaagaacggaaggcagagtggtactactgtctttgtaatgtggtttattcattggctgatctagactctctgcatagcggtcattattatttaacccgACTAATCTTCTTCCAgcatcaccagaaggacaagcatgcaaataccTTCGGCCCtcactaaattccgtcattgggatAGCGTGGGGTTTTAGAACCTCCTagccatttctgcatgcttgaATGTAGTGTAGGTGTAACTTAATAAGTGGTCACTAAGTGTATACGACAGTGTAAGACACTAGTTTAACATGTAGACAAGAGCATGCATTATGCTGCAGTTGGTTTAAAGAccacattttttcattactgcAGCTGGGTTACTTTTGAATAAAGTATCTGCACAATCTTGGTCCTTAGTTCCTTGGTCTGTATAGCATATATGATGGGGTTCATGTTGGCGGGAATGATGAGAAAGAGAAGTGCCGCCAACGTCCGGTAGCCATTGTGAATCTGAAGACGATGCGAAATGATGATGAGGTATCCAGACCAGAGCATGATCAGATAGAGGACCAGATGGGAGGCGCAAGTCTGCATGGCCTTTCTGTTGAGCTCCTTGTTCTTTTTGGAGACACAGCTGATCAGGATCCTGAAATATGTGAAGGCTATGCTGGCGATGGACAATCCATTGATTATGATACCGCAGGTGAGCCCAGTGATGTAGTTAATGCTTAAGTCCTGGCAGGAGAGCTTGAACAGAGATGCAATGTCGCAGAAGGCATTAAGAATAATGGAACGGCAGCGTGTTAGCCGTACTGCAAGGCCCAGTGGGATGGAGGTCACAGCGATCGATGTGCTCCATGCGGACACAGTCAGCTTAGCCACCATGGTGGGGCTCATGATAGAGGTGTACCTCAGAGGGTGGCATATGGCCACATACCTGTCAAAGGCCATGATCATCATCACCGTGTGGCAGGATATGCTGTAAGCCTGGCTGAAGAAGGCCTGGGAGAAACACCAGGAGTAGCTGATGGACGGGTTGGTGGAGACAATGTACAACATAATCCGAGGCAGAACCACCGTGTTTCCCAGGACGTCGTTGAAGGACAGGCTGAAGAACAGCAGGTACATTGGCTGCTGCAGGCTCCTGTCCATCAAAATAAGCAGCATGACCCCTATGTTGGTGGTCAGGATGATCAGGTAGGCGACCAACAGCAGGGCAAATGCTGGGTAAATGAAACGATGGGGAATGTCGATGCCCTGAATCAACAGGATGGGACTGTTGTAGGTTATGTTCATCCCAGAAATTCTGTCAGACTGAGAAAAGCAAAATATTATGCAGTGCCTAACTTCTTGAACATTAACAGTTTCTGGTGTTTTGGCTCCATACACCAGAACATGACAAATGAAGGTTAAAAATCAGAcacatttaatatgaaatatgggCTAATTTTGCAGACTCCAATTAAGCCTAGTCCGAGATGAAATTCTATTTTCAATACACAACTCAGATTCTAACTCCTGAAAGTCCGCCAGGTTGACTTTCACATTTCCTTAATTAAGTTCAGAAAGCTGCTTGACTGGGTGCCTGAGAGCCTCAGTGTCCCAGAGCAGACCCTGAAAACAGATCAAAAACTGACGCGTGATtagagaaatatatatatcagaGAAATCCCATTATTATAACTGGTGTAACTTATCTTTATTTCTAAGGTCTGCAAGAATCATCTGTACTGTTCCCCATGCTCAAACAATATCATCTAGTACAACTTGAATCGCAGTAACTGAAGAATTCTATGACTGTACTTGTAAATGTGAAGCTGTAAATACCTGTCTCAGGTTTCAGGTGGGCAGTCCTCTCTTCTTGACGGGCTCTCAGGTTTTATCCTGCCCTTTAGggaccctcccctctctgtcctgtcaCTCATTTAGGCAGGAGAGGACCGCCCCCACACTCAGTGATGATGTTATGAATCGAAACACGGGTGATGCTGCTTCTGACATATTACTGCAGTGTAACATGCAGCCTAGGGAATCAGAGCCACAGGTGCAGCCACCCTAAGAGATACATTATTACTGCAGTAGTGTGGCACTTCTGTTCTTGGCCTGGatccaatcaacatttgttattCCCAGTTTCTCCCTGTGAGGGAGcgggggcgggagaccaagagggAATGGATCGGGATCACAAACTTACCAATAAGAAGTTGATTAACCACTGATATAATCTTGGAAACCCTCACAAATGTGTGGGGCCACtagaggagagggaaaaaacataaaacgggAAAGAAACTCCCAGGTGGAAAgccaactgaaacaaaactgCAAAATCCGTCGAACAGGGTAAATGCAGACTAGCACGGAATGCCTTTGGGAACAGGCAAGTCTCGTgaaaaaagaactgaaaaaagGGGACCAAAACATTTCGGCAACAGAAAATTGACCTGAGAGATAACATTGGTCAGGGAAAAACAAGATTCCTCAATGGAACGTCGCTCGCTCCAAAATAGGGAAGGTCCAGGGGAACCACCCAACCAAagactaaaagcaattcagtcctaCAACTACCTCTTTACCTCTTTACTTAATGAAACAGCAAAGCCCAGAGCAATGCCAGGAAGTGACTTACATCGCTCTCCACACAGTTGACCACAATCGGCAATGATTGATATACCCGCATTCCGCATGtggaagttaatttcatgctgacCATGGCTGGCACGTCCTCACGTGGTCTAGAGAGGTAAAACCTGGAAATTCCATCTGTCATCTGGGGAAACCATGACACTCCCACTATTTCTCCATGGCCTGCTCACAGTGGCGAAAGGAGCTGCTAGTAAAcgtagggaggacaaccgaaaaatgtatttccggaaatcaacatgaatattatgattaaaatcccagtttaaccttaaattaacgtgattaatgtgatgaaatgactgtttttgtggcttttaagtgttaaatgttaaatgctggaccccgacggcatcggaaaacaggcagatttcacccaacattccattacatttatggagctcgaaaatggtgacgcaGCAATAGCTTTTACTGGTTTACTTCACACGCTcttacatggcagttggtggcagttcgaactctCAGAattgtgactgtagccaggtcaatattttactactttttaatagtttcaatggattttgacaatagacatgtcagacttcaatcatgttaacgctctcgagcgtgtgTCTACGTTTAAGTAGCAAATAACCGTGTTGTATCCTTCTAAtgtaatttacatagcaactgaaCTCTCGGATCACACCGAATCACAGATAGCAATAAGAtaaattaatgacgattcagaaaatgtataacttttaaagatttaaataaatcctatggtgggacttttgcgaTTTATGGAGGGTGCGACAGAAATATTCGGTGCTGTTGAACGAAATCGAATGCGAAtgcgttcgaatgaccaagtgccgttaaaaagcaaattttatggctttgtgctattcgcgtatgctagctacatcatgctaacctcGTACAGGGatcagtaaaggcttagaacacgctagcacttagttattgtaagtttgatcacctatactgtaaagtaaaaaagtggacaagtTACGTTTTCTGcgagaaatgtattggcgaactcacgtgcacaaacagcggtctacattctaaaactccactttgccctccctagtAAAAGCGCCAAGCGAGCACCCGCCTGCATTGCTGTGCTTGGCCCCTGCTGGTCCTCTACTGTGAAGTGAAGGTTTTGCCATAGTTCAATCCAGCAAGCAATCCAGTCTCTTTGAGCTGCCACTGGACAGTTGCATGGCATGTACAGAGCCAGATCTACTGTCTTTGAAGGTACATCTATAAGGGATGAAGCGCAACCACCACTGCCAGCAGCTCCCATCTCCTCATGCAGTAATTGCATTCTTGGCTGAGCTAGCAACTGAGGAAGGCAACCACCTTCTCCCCTTTTCAATTAGCTGCAACAGGACTACGTCAAGGCCCAAGTTGCTTGCATCAGAGTTCAAGTGAAGGGTTTCCTAGAG contains:
- the LOC133133546 gene encoding putative gustatory receptor clone PTE03 → MNITYNSPILLIQGIDIPHRFIYPAFALLLVTYLIILTTNIGVMLLILMDRSLQQPMYLLFFSLSFNDVLGSTVVLPRMMLDIVSTNPSISYSWCVSQAFFSQTYSASCHTVMMIMAFDRYVAICHPLRYTSIMSPTMVAKLTVSAWSTSIVLISIILGLAVRLTRCRSIILNAFCDIASLYKLSCQDLTINNITGLTCSIIINGLSIASMAFTYFRILISCVSKKNKELNRKAMQTCASHLVLYLIMLCSGYLLIILHRLQIHNGYRTLVGLLFLIIPANMNPILYAIQTKELRTKIVQILHSKVTSLQ
- the LOC133133547 gene encoding olfactory receptor 1500-like; protein product: MNITYNSPILLIQGIDIPHRFIYPAFALLLVAYLIILTTNIGVMLLILMDRSLQQPMYLLFFSLSFNDVLGNTVVLPRIMLYIVSTNPSISYSWCFSQAFFSQAYSISCHTVMMIMAFDRYVAICHPLRYTSIMSPTMVAKLTVSAWSTSIAVTSIPLGLAVRLTRCRSIILNAFCDIASLFKLSCQDLSINYITGLTCGIIINGLSIASIAFTYFRILISCVSKKNKELNRKAMQTCASHLVLYLIMLWSGYLIIISHRLQIHNGYRTLAALLFLIIPANMNPIIYAIQTKELRTKIVQILYSKVTQLQ